From Streptomyces sp. NBC_01426, a single genomic window includes:
- a CDS encoding ATP-binding protein — protein sequence MADASDCTVGRKLRGRSAIAHEILAAADVGERLMDDVLPVVSELVANAVRHAGGVTDFHVRPLRNCVAVEVSDASSLSPRMPGTPVEVPGGFGWLLVNKIADRMEIRSHDTGKVITAFIPLPAAA from the coding sequence ATGGCGGACGCATCAGATTGCACGGTCGGTCGGAAATTGCGAGGACGCTCGGCAATCGCCCACGAGATCCTGGCGGCAGCCGATGTGGGGGAGCGTCTGATGGACGATGTGCTGCCGGTCGTTTCGGAGCTGGTCGCCAACGCCGTCCGCCATGCCGGTGGCGTGACCGACTTTCACGTCCGACCTCTCCGGAACTGCGTGGCGGTCGAGGTGTCGGACGCGTCCTCCCTGTCCCCACGGATGCCGGGTACGCCGGTCGAGGTGCCGGGCGGGTTCGGCTGGCTGCTGGTCAACAAGATTGCTGACCGCATGGAAATCCGATCTCATGACACCGGCAAGGTGATCACCGCGTTCATCCCACTCCCCGCCGCCGCCTGA